Proteins encoded in a region of the Cydia splendana chromosome 19, ilCydSple1.2, whole genome shotgun sequence genome:
- the LOC134800194 gene encoding cytochrome P450 4g15-like has translation MFNSIHTMMVWCGTAALGAVLATLLLWLRWRARNLRRLELAARVPGPPALPLLGNALLFMAKPNEQLKLVADIIAKYGEYVRFWLGPELNIVVSNPEDIKLILTSNKVTKKGPVYNFMKPMIGTGILTGGEHWRHCRKTVTPSYNKKAVAAFGRVFNAEAAALARRLCARDANTFDVFHDVVDATTQCVCQTLMGLTKDDTLNLANLDYVVSNTRRLYSLYFAKMTKWWLQVPLIYWITGAQKLEDTMMKEFHILTKDIVDKRKNALARNESTEEEVRGIVDRLILSGYLTEQEIRNQTLALFTTSQEAGAKIASAVLLYLAHLPEWQDKVYSEIQERLGPDDEFITDEHIKSLHYLDMVYKEVLRCMSIAAMIQRTVEEEITINSGKITLPVGTSLAIPIHILHRNPKYWPDPDKVDPGRFLPENAQLRDPIAFVPYSLGPMDCLGRVYAIQMVKTLVVRTLRHVRLEADGRLEDLALDVAISVSFSDGYRLRVYPRPKNNRDRNFS, from the exons ATGTTCAATTCCATTCAT ACAATGATGGTGTGGTGCGGTACAGCCGCGCTGGGCGCGGTGCTGGCGACGCTGCTGCTGTGGCTGCGGTGGCGCGCTCGCAACCTGCGGCGGCTGGAGCTGGCGGCGCGCGTGCCCGGCCCGCCGGCGCTGCCGCTGCTGGGCAATGCCTTGCTCTTCATGGCTAAGCCTAATG AACAATTAAAATTGGTTGCGGATATTATAGCCAAATACGGCGAGTACGTGAGATTCTGGTTGGGGCCAGAGCTGAACATAGTTGTCTCTAACCCGGAAGATATAAAG CTGATTCTAACGAGTAACAAAGTCACCAAAAAAGGGCCTGTTTACAACTTCATGAAACCCATGATAGGCACTGGAATACTAACTGGAG GTGAACATTGGCGTCATTGTCGGAAGACAGTGACACCATCGTACAACAAGAAGGCAGTGGCTGCGTTCGGACGCGTGTTCAACGCGGAGGCGGCGGCGCTGGCGCGGCGGCTCTGCGCACGCGACGCTAACACCTTCGACGTCTTTCACGACGTTGTTGACGCCACTACGCAGTGTGTTTGTC AAACACTAATGGGTCTCACAAAAGATGACACACTGAATTTGGCAAATCTTGATTACGTGGTTTCAAACACTCGCAG ACTgtacagtttatattttgcCAAAATGACTAAGTGGTGGCTTCAAGTACCGCTTATTTATTGGATCACAGGTGCTCAGAAGCTTGAAGATACAATGATGAAGGAGTTTCATATTTTGACGAAAGATATAGTGGATAAAAGAAAAAATGCTTTGGCGCGAAACGAAAGTACAGAGGAGGAGGTTCGAGGCATCGTTGACAGACTCATCTTAAGTGGATACCTCACAGAGCAGGAAATAAGGAATCAGACTTTAGCTCTGTTTACTact AGTCAAGAAGCCGGGGCAAAGATAGCATCTGCTGTTCTTTTGTACTTAGCGCATTTACCGGAGTGGCAG GATAAAGTGTACAGCGAGATCCAAGAGCGCCTGGGCCCGGACGATGAATTCATAACGGACGAGCATATCAAGTCACTCCACTACCTGGATATGGTTTACAAGGAAGTTCTTCGCTGCATGTCCATTGCGGCCATGATCCAGAGGACAGTCGAAGAAGAAATCACTATAAATTCTG GAAAAATCACTCTGCCGGTTGGGACCTCTCTGGCGATTCCTATTCACATTCTCCATCGGAATCCGAAATACTGGCCGGACCCTGACAAAGTTGACCCGGGTAGGTTCCTGCCCGAGAACGCGCAGCTGCGGGACCCTATAGCCTTCGTGCCTTACAGCCTGGGCCCAATGGACTGTCTAG GTCGCGTGTACGCCATACAAATGGTGAAAACGCTGGTGGTGCGCACGCTGCGGCACGTGCGGCTCGAGGCCGACGGACGCCTCGAGGACCTGGCGCTCGACGTCGCCATCTCCGTGTCCTTCTCCGACGGGTACCGACTCAGGGTCTATCCGAGGCCGAAGAACAACAGAGACCGAAATTTTTCATAA